One Leucobacter muris DNA segment encodes these proteins:
- a CDS encoding extracellular solute-binding protein, with translation MSILRDTKVRRGVSLVAGTAALALALVGCSGGGDAEPAPERDLGTPVAGEIKEGALDGVTLTFAGSGGVFQDGQTEALWNPFAEASGAKFNQDAFDAGKLKAMVDSGNVSWDIVNTTQFDTARGCGTLYEEYDYSQIDTSKIPEGTITDDCMVPQILYGLVVVYNTEKFGDNPPTSAADFFDTEKFPGKRTVSQSTYVDPQTVEFALTAQGKDVKTLKPEDIESAFDMYRDLGDDVIGWTTGAQAQQQLEAGEAVMGLVWSGRGYGAAAAGAPVAPMWDEWMIMVDSNGIPKGVKDKQAAFAAVNYSIGAEQQAKMTELTSYGGVNIDAKPQMDEQLTEWMTTEHLDTGIAPNVDFWVENYDALSAAWAGWATGN, from the coding sequence ATGTCAATTCTCAGAGACACGAAGGTTCGCCGCGGCGTTTCGCTCGTGGCCGGAACCGCGGCGCTCGCGCTCGCGCTCGTGGGCTGCAGCGGAGGCGGCGACGCAGAGCCCGCGCCCGAGCGCGACCTCGGCACCCCCGTCGCAGGCGAGATCAAGGAGGGCGCGCTCGACGGCGTCACCCTCACGTTCGCGGGATCCGGCGGCGTCTTCCAGGACGGCCAGACCGAGGCCCTGTGGAACCCGTTCGCCGAGGCCTCCGGCGCGAAGTTCAACCAGGACGCCTTCGACGCGGGCAAGCTCAAGGCCATGGTCGACAGCGGCAACGTCAGCTGGGACATCGTCAACACCACCCAGTTCGACACCGCGCGCGGCTGCGGCACCCTCTACGAGGAGTACGACTACTCGCAGATCGACACCTCGAAGATCCCCGAGGGCACGATCACCGACGACTGCATGGTGCCGCAGATCCTCTACGGCCTCGTGGTGGTCTACAACACCGAGAAGTTCGGCGACAACCCGCCCACGAGCGCGGCCGACTTCTTCGACACCGAGAAGTTCCCGGGCAAGCGCACCGTGAGCCAGTCGACCTACGTCGACCCGCAGACGGTCGAGTTCGCGCTCACCGCCCAGGGCAAGGACGTGAAGACCCTCAAGCCCGAGGACATCGAGAGCGCGTTCGACATGTACCGCGACCTCGGCGACGACGTGATCGGCTGGACCACCGGCGCCCAGGCGCAGCAGCAGCTCGAGGCCGGCGAGGCCGTGATGGGTCTCGTCTGGTCGGGTCGCGGCTACGGCGCGGCGGCAGCCGGCGCACCCGTCGCCCCTATGTGGGACGAGTGGATGATCATGGTCGACTCGAACGGCATTCCGAAGGGCGTCAAGGACAAGCAGGCCGCCTTCGCCGCCGTGAACTACTCGATCGGCGCCGAGCAGCAGGCCAAGATGACCGAGCTCACCTCGTACGGCGGGGTGAACATCGACGCGAAGCCGCAGATGGACGAGCAGCTCACCGAGTGGATGACGACCGAGCACCTCGACACGGGTATCGCCCCGAACGTCGACTTCTGGGTCGAGAACTACGACGCGCTGTCGGCCGCCTGGGCCGGTTGGGCGACCGGAAACTAA
- a CDS encoding PucR family transcriptional regulator, with protein MTFTVRSLLDLPAARTVSLAPGVGEERVITWAHVCEQPDPWRWLGEGALVMTTGLGVPETTDEQCAYLRGMQAVGIAAVTVDEHMMDASFTEPALAYAAHIGFPVLSTAHEVRYITLAMAVAEAVQRGRDKLVQQTEQRYGALLLAELCTGAIPGPSAARLLEPHGIRQPSLIAVVQGAGGRAVHHQIREAFAAQQLPVLTAAEGDQVLLLAEAGDALGRALDAIATAGARVGASAPFDGLDELPNAVQQARSALVRNHLASGVLHFGEHETTSLFLPSSAEQLRRIANQVLGPLRTYDEQRGTSLTQTLRVFLEENRSWVRAAERLFVHRQTLIARISRIEKIIDRDLSSIEDTAECWLAVQAAISCGDLEPAEAAAPSGQPGEVH; from the coding sequence ATGACCTTCACAGTGAGGTCGCTCCTCGACCTGCCAGCCGCGCGCACGGTGTCCCTGGCCCCGGGCGTCGGGGAGGAGCGCGTCATCACGTGGGCCCACGTCTGCGAGCAGCCCGATCCGTGGCGCTGGCTGGGCGAGGGGGCGCTGGTCATGACCACCGGCCTCGGCGTGCCGGAGACCACCGACGAGCAGTGCGCCTACCTGCGGGGCATGCAGGCGGTCGGGATCGCAGCCGTGACCGTCGACGAGCACATGATGGACGCGTCGTTCACCGAGCCGGCGCTCGCGTACGCCGCCCACATCGGCTTCCCGGTGCTGTCGACGGCGCACGAGGTGCGGTACATCACGCTCGCGATGGCGGTCGCCGAGGCCGTGCAGCGCGGCCGCGACAAGCTGGTGCAGCAGACCGAGCAGCGCTACGGCGCGCTGCTGCTCGCCGAGCTCTGCACCGGTGCGATCCCCGGCCCGTCGGCCGCGCGCCTGCTCGAGCCGCACGGCATCCGCCAGCCCTCGCTCATCGCGGTCGTCCAGGGGGCCGGGGGCCGGGCCGTGCACCACCAGATCCGCGAGGCCTTCGCCGCGCAGCAGCTGCCGGTGCTCACCGCGGCAGAGGGCGATCAGGTGCTGCTGCTCGCCGAGGCGGGCGATGCGCTCGGCCGGGCGCTCGACGCGATCGCGACCGCCGGAGCCCGCGTCGGGGCGAGCGCGCCCTTCGACGGTCTCGACGAGCTGCCGAACGCCGTGCAGCAGGCGCGCAGCGCACTGGTGCGCAACCACCTCGCGAGCGGCGTGCTGCACTTCGGCGAGCACGAGACCACCTCGCTCTTCCTGCCGAGCAGCGCCGAGCAGCTGCGCCGCATCGCGAACCAGGTGCTGGGGCCGCTGCGCACCTACGACGAGCAGCGCGGCACCTCCCTCACGCAGACCCTGCGCGTCTTCCTGGAGGAGAACCGCAGCTGGGTGCGCGCCGCCGAGCGCCTCTTCGTGCACCGTCAGACCCTCATCGCCCGAATCTCGCGCATCGAGAAGATCATCGACCGCGATCTCTCGTCGATCGAGGACACCGCCGAGTGCTGGCTCGCCGTGCAGGCGGCCATCAGCTGCGGCGACCTCGAGCCCGCCGAGGCCGCGGCGCCCTCGGGCCAGCCCGGGGAGGTGCACTGA
- a CDS encoding M24 family metallopeptidase produces MLDSTITRFLAEQQERISGTDPHVAFSDEEYASRLVRLQRAMAEDGVDTLVLSSPEAQNWLHGLALRWYKANGPRDWRPLTCTVVRVDAGYILFEGIEHTEMIRRTSVARDVRLLPRYERDGMLRFIVTEIAGEGWVAGSRVGIELFSAIPNPAVSRMMEGALLDAGARVVDATLTARRVRMIKSADEIAAVKRAAEICDAGLLHLANVLRPGMTELEAHGELIRGLSAAGGEPAGLHQVAFVGLAALGVYHEISGHRVITEDDFLDVDPCGVYKRYHSNRSQLYAFKEPPSGAVELMRILTGAFDILTERARPGVRIGDVNAELYAYYRDAGVFELNSSVWIGGYEMGIAFPPDWVGEWKFTVVGGESDDRVFESGMVANFESMCGIGLLDTFIIEDDATRLLSKLPHEIMVVGR; encoded by the coding sequence ATGCTCGATTCAACGATTACCCGATTTCTCGCCGAACAGCAGGAGCGGATCTCCGGAACCGACCCGCACGTCGCCTTCTCCGACGAGGAGTACGCGTCGCGACTGGTGCGGCTGCAGCGCGCCATGGCCGAGGACGGCGTGGACACGCTCGTCCTCTCCTCCCCCGAGGCCCAGAACTGGCTGCACGGCCTCGCCCTGCGCTGGTACAAGGCGAACGGCCCGCGCGACTGGCGCCCTCTCACCTGCACCGTCGTGCGCGTCGACGCGGGCTACATCCTGTTCGAGGGCATCGAGCACACGGAGATGATCCGCAGAACCTCCGTCGCGCGCGACGTCAGGCTCCTCCCCCGCTACGAGCGGGACGGCATGCTGCGCTTCATCGTCACCGAGATCGCCGGGGAGGGCTGGGTCGCCGGCTCGCGGGTCGGCATCGAGCTGTTCTCGGCGATCCCGAACCCCGCGGTCTCGCGCATGATGGAGGGCGCGCTGCTCGACGCCGGCGCCCGCGTGGTCGACGCCACGCTCACCGCCCGCCGCGTGCGCATGATCAAGTCCGCCGACGAGATCGCCGCCGTCAAGCGCGCGGCCGAGATCTGCGACGCCGGCCTGCTGCACCTCGCGAACGTGCTGCGCCCCGGCATGACTGAGCTCGAAGCCCACGGCGAGCTCATCCGCGGCCTCTCCGCGGCCGGGGGCGAGCCCGCCGGGCTGCACCAGGTCGCGTTCGTCGGCCTCGCCGCCCTCGGCGTCTACCACGAGATCTCGGGCCACCGGGTGATCACCGAGGACGACTTCCTCGACGTCGACCCCTGCGGCGTCTACAAGCGCTACCACTCCAACCGGTCCCAGCTCTACGCGTTCAAGGAGCCCCCGAGCGGCGCGGTCGAGCTGATGCGCATCCTCACCGGCGCGTTCGACATCCTGACCGAGCGCGCCCGTCCCGGCGTGCGCATCGGCGACGTCAACGCCGAGCTCTACGCCTACTACCGCGACGCGGGGGTGTTCGAGCTCAACTCGAGCGTCTGGATCGGCGGCTACGAGATGGGCATCGCCTTCCCGCCCGACTGGGTGGGCGAGTGGAAGTTCACCGTCGTGGGCGGCGAGAGCGACGATCGCGTCTTCGAGTCCGGCATGGTCGCGAACTTCGAGAGCATGTGCGGCATCGGTCTGCTCGACACGTTCATCATCGAGGACGACGCCACCCGGCTGCTGTCGAAGCTCCCCCACGAGATCATGGTCGTCGGGCGGTAA
- a CDS encoding ABC transporter permease: protein MSEGTVTETIAVSGADAGRRKRGPRNWRPLLLLIPAFVIVSLFFLAPLVDVFIRSVTDPQPGVQNYVWLVTTPANLNVVLRTFGTAILVTIVCLLLAYPYAYLMTIVSDRTRNLMQLFIMMPLWTSILVRTLAWMVLLQDTGPINGLLAAWFGIGPIPLIRTTFGVALGMSQVLLPFMVLPLYSSMAKIDKRLLPAASNLGANPVTAFFTVYLPLSKPGIFSGGVTVFILGLGFYIIPALLGSSKEIMISALIQQQISVFLMWGQGTALGIFLLVCTILILVIVSRFNRGGSLFPGVDR from the coding sequence ATGAGCGAGGGCACTGTCACCGAGACCATCGCGGTCTCCGGTGCGGATGCCGGGCGGCGGAAGCGGGGGCCGAGGAATTGGCGCCCGCTTCTGCTGCTCATCCCGGCATTCGTGATCGTTTCTCTGTTCTTCCTGGCACCGCTCGTGGATGTGTTCATCCGCTCGGTCACCGACCCGCAGCCGGGGGTGCAGAACTACGTCTGGCTCGTCACCACCCCGGCGAACCTCAACGTGGTGCTGCGCACCTTCGGCACCGCGATCCTCGTGACGATCGTGTGCCTGCTGCTCGCGTACCCGTACGCGTACCTGATGACCATCGTGTCGGATCGCACCCGCAATCTGATGCAGCTCTTCATCATGATGCCGCTGTGGACCTCGATCCTGGTGCGCACGCTGGCGTGGATGGTGCTGCTGCAGGACACGGGCCCCATCAACGGGCTGCTCGCGGCGTGGTTCGGGATCGGTCCGATCCCGCTGATCCGCACGACCTTCGGCGTCGCGCTCGGCATGTCCCAGGTGCTGCTGCCGTTCATGGTGCTGCCGCTCTACTCGTCGATGGCGAAGATCGACAAGCGGCTGCTGCCGGCGGCGTCGAACCTGGGCGCGAACCCCGTTACGGCGTTCTTCACCGTCTACCTGCCGCTGTCGAAGCCCGGCATCTTCTCGGGCGGCGTGACCGTGTTCATCCTCGGTCTCGGCTTCTACATCATCCCCGCACTGCTCGGGTCGTCGAAGGAGATCATGATCTCGGCCCTGATCCAGCAGCAGATCAGCGTGTTCCTCATGTGGGGCCAGGGCACCGCCCTCGGCATCTTCCTGCTGGTGTGCACGATTCTGATCCTGGTGATCGTGTCGCGGTTCAACCGCGGCGGCAGCCTGTTCCCGGGGGTGGACCGCTGA
- a CDS encoding ABC transporter permease, producing MTSKRILGAFSVLIVLWLIVPTLIIIPMSFNEASSFNFPPKGFSTRWYENFFTDPSWLQALGSSLQVAVLTMIVATAVGVLAALGLSKVRFRGKGLMEGYFLLPLIVPGIVLAVGLYSLFLRMDLLGTLPGFVLAHTIVSMPLVITNVMASLQGLDPRLEQASASLGAGKVRTFFSITLPLIAPGVTAGALFAFVTSFDEVILSLFIQSPTLQTLPVKIFNSVTQTNDPTVAAVAVITMLTSVVVMLIAQFATRKRKRPVA from the coding sequence ATGACTTCGAAGCGCATTCTCGGGGCGTTCTCGGTGCTGATCGTGCTGTGGCTGATCGTGCCGACCCTCATCATCATCCCGATGTCGTTCAACGAGGCCTCCTCGTTCAACTTCCCGCCGAAGGGCTTCTCGACCCGGTGGTACGAGAACTTCTTCACCGATCCGTCGTGGCTGCAGGCGCTGGGCTCGTCGCTGCAGGTCGCCGTGCTGACGATGATCGTCGCCACCGCGGTCGGCGTGCTGGCGGCGCTCGGCCTGTCGAAGGTGAGGTTCCGCGGCAAGGGCCTGATGGAGGGCTACTTCCTGCTGCCCCTCATCGTGCCCGGCATCGTGCTGGCGGTGGGCCTGTACTCGCTGTTCCTGCGCATGGACCTGCTCGGCACCCTGCCGGGGTTCGTGCTGGCGCACACCATCGTGTCGATGCCGCTGGTGATCACCAATGTGATGGCCTCGCTGCAGGGCCTCGATCCGCGGCTGGAACAGGCGTCGGCGAGCCTCGGGGCGGGGAAGGTGCGCACCTTCTTCAGCATCACCCTGCCGCTCATTGCGCCGGGTGTGACGGCGGGGGCGCTGTTCGCGTTCGTCACCTCCTTCGACGAGGTGATCCTCTCGCTGTTCATCCAGTCCCCGACCCTGCAGACGCTGCCCGTGAAGATCTTCAACAGCGTCACCCAGACCAATGACCCCACGGTGGCGGCGGTGGCGGTGATCACGATGCTCACTTCGGTGGTCGTGATGCTCATCGCCCAGTTCGCCACGAGGAAGAGAAAGCGACCGGTAGCGTGA
- a CDS encoding MFS transporter yields the protein MSATSVTPARPSGAPRNKPSRVILASLIGTTIEFYDFYVYATAAVLVFPVLFFPTGNDTTALIASFATFGAAMLARPVGAVFFGHLGDRLGRKTTLVASLLTMGIATFLIGLLPTHENIGVWAAVLLLVLRLAQGFAIGGEWSGAALVATENAPQGKRAWYGTFPQLGAPLGFIIANMLFFVINNALADPEHPGVASEAFLDWGWRVPFLFSALMVIVGLWVRLKLVESSAFESVKQSGKVTRMPLAEAFKHHWRGLILGTFAMLATYVLFYLMTSYTLTFGTRPGLEAAQRAAEAAGASFDASAYVPGLGYSYNQFILMLVFGVVFFGIFTLVSGPLADRFGRRRTLISVTAAIALFGFTFVPLLGGGTAAVMFFLALGFTLMGLTFGPMGAFLPEMFPTNVRYTGSAVAYNVSSILGAALAPIIAVWLWGLAEGSPVFVGFYLTGAAVLTLVSLILTPETKDVDMEA from the coding sequence TTGTCCGCCACCTCCGTCACTCCCGCCCGCCCGAGCGGTGCGCCCCGCAACAAGCCGTCCCGCGTGATCCTCGCGAGCCTCATCGGCACGACGATCGAGTTCTACGACTTCTACGTCTACGCCACCGCGGCCGTGCTCGTCTTCCCGGTGCTCTTCTTCCCCACGGGCAACGACACCACCGCGCTCATCGCATCGTTCGCGACCTTCGGCGCGGCGATGCTCGCCCGCCCCGTCGGCGCCGTGTTCTTCGGCCACCTCGGAGACCGTCTCGGCCGCAAGACCACGCTCGTCGCATCGCTGCTCACGATGGGCATCGCGACCTTCCTGATCGGCCTGCTGCCCACCCACGAGAACATCGGCGTGTGGGCCGCGGTGCTGCTGCTCGTGCTGCGCCTCGCGCAGGGCTTCGCCATCGGCGGCGAGTGGTCGGGCGCCGCGCTCGTCGCCACCGAGAACGCTCCGCAGGGCAAGCGCGCCTGGTACGGCACCTTCCCGCAGCTGGGCGCGCCGCTCGGCTTCATCATCGCGAACATGCTGTTCTTCGTGATCAACAACGCGCTGGCCGACCCCGAGCACCCGGGCGTCGCCTCCGAGGCCTTCCTCGACTGGGGTTGGCGGGTGCCCTTCCTGTTCTCGGCCCTCATGGTGATCGTGGGCCTGTGGGTGCGGCTCAAGCTCGTCGAGTCGAGCGCGTTCGAGAGCGTCAAGCAGAGCGGCAAGGTGACGCGCATGCCGCTCGCCGAGGCGTTCAAGCACCACTGGAGGGGCCTCATCCTCGGCACCTTCGCCATGCTCGCCACCTACGTGCTGTTCTACCTGATGACCTCGTACACGCTCACCTTCGGCACCCGCCCGGGCCTCGAAGCCGCGCAGCGGGCCGCCGAGGCCGCGGGCGCCTCGTTCGACGCCTCCGCCTACGTGCCTGGCCTCGGGTACAGCTACAACCAGTTCATCCTGATGCTCGTGTTCGGCGTGGTGTTCTTCGGCATCTTCACGCTGGTGTCGGGCCCGCTGGCCGACCGCTTCGGCCGCCGCCGCACCCTCATCTCGGTCACCGCGGCGATCGCCCTCTTCGGCTTCACCTTCGTGCCGCTGCTGGGCGGCGGCACCGCGGCCGTGATGTTCTTCCTCGCCCTCGGCTTCACCCTCATGGGTCTCACCTTCGGGCCCATGGGCGCGTTCCTGCCCGAGATGTTCCCCACGAACGTGCGCTACACCGGATCGGCCGTGGCCTACAACGTCTCGTCGATCCTGGGCGCCGCGCTCGCCCCGATCATCGCCGTGTGGCTGTGGGGCCTCGCCGAGGGCAGCCCGGTCTTCGTGGGCTTCTACCTGACCGGCGCCGCGGTGCTGACGCTCGTCTCGCTCATCCTGACGCCCGAGACCAAGGACGTCGACATGGAGGCGTAG
- a CDS encoding flavin monoamine oxidase family protein, with product MDIVVIGAGLAGLTAAWELEKAGHRCTVLEARDRVGGRTWSQRLGNGEVTERGGEYVFPTEFPIRRLAAEVGVAIMSHGVRYGRRTVNGRVISFAELGETGGRVRDTLARMLADGEREVSLERAFAEALGEGYRLDPVYRRTTTSAAADPALVSAEAVLLHESSTAGGYVEDGGRFVGGNQALAIELARRLGDRVRLEHPIRAIDQSNTAVQVTLADGTRIDADAAVVAVPLPILRELELGFALPDDQQRALDHRFMGVAAKLGVPLSRVDDDVALQNPDHTWWSWRSLSIDGEHRIDALSSFAGGPFALEALQIEAGAEGWVRALREMRPQLEIDGDVLLTTWADDPWTRGAYTAPGLEWEAADARVFERAAGRVAVAGEHTGLAQSLSGAVESGYRAAAAIARALSS from the coding sequence ATGGACATCGTCGTCATCGGAGCCGGTCTCGCCGGCCTCACCGCAGCGTGGGAGCTCGAGAAGGCCGGCCATCGGTGCACCGTGCTCGAGGCGCGGGATCGCGTGGGCGGCCGCACCTGGTCGCAGCGTCTCGGCAACGGAGAGGTGACCGAGCGCGGCGGCGAGTACGTCTTCCCCACCGAGTTCCCGATCCGCCGGCTCGCCGCCGAGGTGGGCGTGGCGATCATGTCGCACGGCGTGCGCTACGGCCGCCGCACCGTGAACGGCCGCGTGATCTCGTTCGCCGAGCTCGGCGAGACGGGCGGCCGCGTGCGCGACACGCTCGCGCGGATGCTCGCCGACGGCGAGCGCGAGGTGTCGCTGGAGCGCGCCTTCGCCGAAGCTCTGGGCGAGGGCTACCGGCTCGACCCCGTTTACCGGCGCACGACCACGTCGGCCGCGGCCGATCCGGCGCTGGTCAGCGCCGAGGCCGTGCTGCTGCACGAGTCGTCGACGGCTGGCGGCTACGTCGAGGACGGCGGGCGCTTCGTGGGAGGCAACCAGGCGCTCGCGATCGAACTCGCGCGCCGCCTCGGCGATCGGGTGCGCCTCGAGCACCCGATCCGCGCGATCGATCAGTCGAACACCGCGGTGCAGGTGACGCTCGCCGACGGCACCAGGATCGACGCCGATGCGGCGGTGGTCGCAGTGCCGCTGCCGATCCTGCGCGAGCTCGAGCTCGGCTTCGCACTGCCGGACGACCAGCAGCGCGCCCTGGACCACCGTTTCATGGGGGTCGCCGCGAAGCTCGGCGTGCCCCTCTCGCGGGTCGACGACGACGTCGCTCTGCAGAACCCGGACCACACGTGGTGGTCGTGGCGCTCGCTCTCGATCGACGGCGAGCACCGCATCGACGCGCTCTCGTCGTTCGCCGGCGGTCCGTTCGCGCTCGAAGCGCTGCAGATCGAAGCGGGCGCCGAGGGCTGGGTGCGCGCGCTGCGCGAGATGCGCCCGCAGCTGGAGATCGACGGCGACGTGCTGCTCACCACGTGGGCGGACGACCCGTGGACCCGGGGCGCCTACACCGCCCCCGGCCTCGAGTGGGAGGCGGCCGACGCGCGCGTCTTCGAGCGCGCGGCGGGCCGCGTCGCCGTCGCCGGCGAGCACACGGGTCTCGCCCAGTCGCTCTCGGGCGCCGTCGAGTCGGGCTACCGGGCCGCAGCGGCCATCGCACGCGCACTCTCCTCATGA
- a CDS encoding ABC transporter ATP-binding protein codes for MTHNEIPVPDEHEQELRAEGLNTSAIHQIGEAGISLNQVTKRYGENTVVDEIDLVIEPGEFMTFLGPSGSGKTTTLNMIAGFTSVTEGHLHIYGKPVAKLPPHKRDIGMVFQNYALFPHKTVAENIAYPLQRRKLGKEQQKKMVSDALAMVRMGEYGDRYPSELSGGQQQRVALARALVYEPRVLLMDEPLGALDKKLREWLQGEIKRIHREVGSTFVYVTHDQEEALSMSDRIAVFNNGRIEQVGTSEDLYEAPQTLFVGRFLGESTVLLGKGVKDGDRRTAIEVAGHRVVADGQSSHEDLAILIRPENLRLETAGTPVGENENSIPVTITDVTYLGASRRYTVRLPDGTEGAVRLGQEARIHNRGDEVAMMWSIPSGVLLVDTGEAGESTT; via the coding sequence ATGACTCACAACGAGATCCCCGTGCCGGACGAGCACGAGCAGGAGCTGCGCGCGGAGGGCCTGAACACCTCGGCGATCCACCAGATCGGCGAGGCGGGCATCAGCCTGAACCAGGTGACGAAGCGCTACGGCGAGAACACCGTGGTCGACGAGATCGACCTCGTGATCGAGCCGGGCGAGTTCATGACCTTCCTCGGGCCGTCCGGTTCGGGCAAGACGACCACCCTCAACATGATCGCGGGCTTCACCTCGGTCACCGAGGGGCACCTGCACATCTACGGCAAGCCCGTGGCGAAGCTCCCTCCGCACAAGCGCGACATCGGCATGGTGTTCCAGAACTACGCCCTGTTCCCGCACAAGACGGTGGCCGAGAACATCGCCTATCCGCTGCAGCGCCGCAAGCTCGGCAAGGAGCAGCAGAAGAAGATGGTCTCCGACGCGCTCGCGATGGTGCGCATGGGCGAGTACGGCGACCGCTACCCGTCGGAGCTGTCGGGCGGACAGCAGCAGCGCGTGGCGCTCGCCCGCGCGCTCGTCTACGAGCCGCGCGTGCTGCTCATGGACGAGCCGCTCGGCGCGCTCGACAAGAAGCTGCGCGAGTGGCTGCAGGGCGAGATCAAGCGCATCCACCGCGAGGTGGGCTCCACGTTCGTCTACGTGACGCACGACCAGGAGGAGGCGCTGTCGATGTCGGATCGCATCGCGGTCTTCAACAACGGCAGGATCGAGCAGGTCGGCACGTCCGAGGATCTCTACGAGGCGCCGCAGACGCTGTTCGTGGGCCGGTTCCTCGGGGAGTCGACCGTGCTGCTCGGCAAGGGAGTGAAGGACGGGGATCGCCGCACCGCGATCGAGGTCGCCGGCCACCGCGTGGTCGCCGACGGCCAGTCGTCGCACGAGGATCTGGCGATCCTGATCCGCCCCGAGAACCTGCGCCTCGAGACCGCGGGCACGCCCGTGGGCGAGAACGAGAACTCGATCCCGGTCACCATCACCGACGTGACGTACCTGGGCGCCTCGCGGCGCTACACGGTGCGCCTGCCCGACGGCACGGAGGGGGCGGTGCGGCTCGGCCAGGAGGCCCGCATCCACAATCGCGGCGACGAGGTCGCCATGATGTGGAGCATCCCCTCGGGTGTGCTGCTCGTCGACACCGGCGAGGCGGGCGAGTCGACGACCTGA